A genomic window from Halogeometricum borinquense DSM 11551 includes:
- a CDS encoding CDP-alcohol phosphatidyltransferase family protein codes for MTLDQYRSVANRLLEPFVGAADRLGLSPDGVSVVAFGFALAAGVAFYLGGTMWYALGGLFVFLNGWLDLVDGALARAQGIASEGGDLLDHVLDRYADIAMLVGLAAGIDAYGLGLAAVTGVLMTSYLGTQIQAVGLGRAYGGLVGRADRLALIGLFAFVAAAAPRPVFGLSPVGWLLALFAVIGHFTALQRFWGAWSDLS; via the coding sequence ATGACGCTCGACCAGTACCGCTCTGTCGCCAACCGACTGCTCGAACCGTTCGTGGGCGCTGCGGACCGTCTCGGCCTCTCGCCCGACGGCGTGAGCGTCGTCGCCTTTGGATTCGCGCTCGCCGCTGGCGTTGCGTTCTACCTCGGCGGAACGATGTGGTACGCTCTCGGCGGCCTGTTCGTCTTCCTGAACGGGTGGTTGGACCTCGTTGACGGCGCACTCGCAAGGGCGCAAGGTATCGCTTCGGAGGGTGGTGACCTGCTGGACCACGTCCTCGACCGCTACGCCGACATCGCCATGCTCGTCGGTCTCGCGGCCGGTATCGACGCCTACGGTCTCGGCCTCGCAGCCGTCACGGGCGTCCTCATGACCTCGTACCTCGGAACGCAGATTCAGGCGGTCGGTCTCGGGCGGGCCTACGGCGGCCTCGTCGGGCGCGCAGATCGACTCGCACTCATCGGTCTCTTCGCGTTCGTCGCCGCCGCGGCCCCCCGACCCGTCTTCGGCCTGTCCCCAGTCGGGTGGCTGTTGGCGCTCTTCGCGGTCATCGGCCACTTCACCGCGCTCCAACGGTTCTGGGGTGCGTGGTCGGACCTCTCCTGA
- a CDS encoding adenylate kinase family protein: protein MTRRLVITGTPGTGKTTVSDLVAARTDLDVIHLNDAIREEELFTERDADRDSLVADVDAVAEWLGEWDGILDSHLAHLFDADEAVVLRCHPEELKERLRERDESEAKVAENAESEALDVILAETVERFGEESVYEIDTTDRPPESVADDVIAAIEGEMDPCVGTVDFIDYL, encoded by the coding sequence ATGACGCGCCGTCTCGTCATCACTGGAACTCCCGGAACCGGAAAGACGACCGTCTCCGACCTCGTTGCGGCGCGAACCGACCTCGACGTGATCCATCTCAATGACGCGATCCGCGAGGAAGAACTGTTTACCGAACGCGACGCCGACCGCGATTCCCTCGTCGCAGACGTTGATGCCGTCGCCGAGTGGTTGGGTGAGTGGGACGGCATCCTCGACTCACACCTCGCGCACCTGTTCGACGCCGACGAAGCCGTCGTCCTCCGCTGTCACCCCGAAGAGCTGAAAGAGCGACTCCGCGAACGCGACGAGTCGGAGGCAAAGGTGGCAGAGAACGCAGAGAGCGAGGCGCTCGACGTGATTCTCGCCGAGACGGTCGAACGCTTCGGCGAGGAGTCGGTGTACGAGATAGATACGACTGACCGACCGCCCGAGAGCGTGGCCGACGACGTTATCGCGGCTATCGAGGGCGAGATGGACCCCTGCGTGGGAACTGTGGACTTCATCGATTACCTATGA
- the hisC gene encoding histidinol-phosphate transaminase: MQPRDLSAHEAYVPGRGAEEVARELGMDPEELTKLSSNENPHGPSPDAVEAVEAAASEIHVYPKTSHADLTDALAERWDLTSEQVWVSAGGDGALDNLSRAFLEPDDRVLTPKPGFSYYAMSARYHHGEVAEYSLSKADDFAQTPETILDAYDGERIVYLTTPHNPTGSEMAREDIVTLLESVEDHTLVVVDEAYGEYSEEPSAIGLLDEYDNLAVIRTFSKAFGLAGLRIGYAAVPEAWADAYARVNTPFAASKVACRAALAALGNEEHIEKSVETARWAREYYRDELNANTWPSGGNFVLVEVGDATAVAEATKRRGIIVRDTSSFGLPACIRVSCGTREETKRAVEVLNEVIADVEATKP; this comes from the coding sequence ATGCAACCGAGGGATCTCTCCGCGCACGAAGCCTACGTGCCCGGGCGCGGGGCCGAGGAGGTGGCCCGCGAACTCGGGATGGACCCCGAGGAACTGACGAAACTATCCTCGAACGAGAACCCGCACGGACCGAGTCCCGACGCCGTGGAAGCGGTCGAAGCGGCCGCGTCGGAGATACACGTCTACCCGAAAACATCGCACGCGGACCTCACAGACGCACTCGCAGAACGGTGGGATCTCACGTCCGAGCAGGTGTGGGTGAGCGCCGGCGGTGACGGTGCACTCGACAACCTCTCGCGGGCGTTTCTCGAACCGGATGACAGAGTGCTGACGCCAAAACCGGGATTTTCATACTATGCGATGTCCGCACGCTACCACCACGGCGAAGTGGCGGAGTACAGCCTCTCGAAGGCTGATGACTTCGCACAGACGCCCGAGACGATTCTCGACGCCTACGACGGCGAACGAATCGTCTACCTCACGACGCCGCACAATCCCACCGGATCCGAGATGGCGCGCGAGGACATCGTGACGCTTCTGGAATCCGTCGAGGACCACACGCTCGTCGTCGTGGACGAGGCGTACGGCGAGTACAGCGAGGAACCGTCGGCTATCGGCCTGCTGGACGAGTACGACAACCTCGCTGTCATTCGAACGTTCTCGAAGGCGTTCGGTCTGGCCGGACTTCGAATCGGCTACGCCGCCGTCCCCGAGGCGTGGGCTGACGCCTACGCTCGCGTGAACACACCGTTCGCAGCCAGTAAGGTCGCCTGTCGCGCCGCGCTCGCCGCCCTCGGAAACGAGGAACATATCGAGAAGTCCGTCGAGACGGCACGATGGGCGCGCGAATACTACCGCGACGAACTGAACGCGAACACGTGGCCCTCCGGCGGCAACTTCGTTCTCGTCGAAGTGGGCGATGCGACGGCTGTTGCGGAGGCGACCAAGCGACGCGGTATTATCGTCCGCGACACGAGCAGTTTCGGCTTGCCTGCGTGCATCCGCGTCTCCTGCGGGACGCGCGAGGAGACGAAACGCGCCGTCGAAGTACTGAACGAGGTCATCGCTGACGTGGAGGCGACGAAGCCATGA
- a CDS encoding substrate-binding domain-containing protein gives MRRRGYLRAVGVAGVATAGCVGSTDRAAKRANEEATKRGTQTTNGTSGLDATLTLATATTAYDTGLLDTLHTAFTERFGIQVKTLSQGTGAALRTARDGDADVVIAHARPAEDQFIRDGHGVNRRALMHNDFLIVGPPDDPAAVADIDDPVAAFEAIATSEALFLSRGDDSGTHRREQKLWSRADASPEGRWYQAAGDGMGDTLRQASRRGAYTLVDRGTFRVFAADIDLNALVEGPLGGGPNSLLNEYGVIPTNPARHDVAYELAMLYVGFLTGRDGQAVIREFRTDGERVFVPDTLSADPQFDQYVPATDETETDE, from the coding sequence ATGAGACGGCGAGGGTATCTTCGCGCAGTCGGTGTCGCGGGCGTCGCCACCGCGGGATGCGTCGGCAGCACAGACCGTGCGGCCAAACGAGCGAACGAGGAGGCGACAAAACGGGGGACGCAGACGACGAACGGTACATCCGGACTCGACGCGACGCTCACTCTCGCCACGGCGACGACGGCGTACGATACCGGCCTGTTGGATACGCTGCACACAGCGTTCACAGAGCGGTTCGGGATTCAGGTGAAGACGCTCTCTCAGGGGACCGGTGCGGCGCTCCGAACTGCGCGCGACGGCGACGCCGACGTTGTCATCGCCCACGCCCGCCCGGCCGAAGACCAATTCATTCGAGACGGTCACGGCGTGAACCGCCGCGCGCTGATGCACAACGACTTTCTCATCGTCGGCCCGCCGGACGACCCGGCGGCCGTCGCCGACATCGACGACCCGGTTGCGGCGTTCGAGGCCATCGCCACGTCCGAAGCGCTGTTTCTCTCGCGCGGCGACGACTCGGGGACACACCGTCGAGAACAGAAGCTCTGGTCCCGTGCGGACGCCTCACCCGAAGGACGTTGGTACCAAGCCGCCGGCGACGGCATGGGCGACACGCTCAGGCAGGCCTCTCGCAGAGGTGCGTACACGCTCGTCGATAGGGGTACCTTCCGCGTTTTCGCCGCAGATATCGACCTGAACGCGTTGGTCGAAGGGCCACTCGGTGGCGGTCCGAACAGTTTGCTGAACGAGTACGGCGTCATTCCGACGAACCCCGCCCGACACGACGTGGCGTACGAACTCGCCATGCTCTACGTTGGCTTTCTCACCGGCCGCGACGGACAGGCGGTGATTCGGGAGTTCCGCACCGACGGCGAGCGCGTGTTCGTTCCGGACACGCTCTCTGCGGACCCGCAGTTCGATCAGTACGTCCCCGCCACAGACGAGACGGAGACCGACGAATGA
- a CDS encoding GMC family oxidoreductase, with protein sequence MAETPTDGGVGDGRERTPSPRADVCVVGSGPAGALVAHRLAAANAAVVVLEAGPRFDFSRRLEQMEEHIRPGMGNPWEMGGPRDDYTTSGRHYPLNAARVKGVGGTTLHWQGMVMRLHERDFEMQSRHGVGTDWPLSYDDLKPHYREAEDAFGVAGALDNPYAPPREEPFPLPAFPPSHSDSIFAEACERLGIDMHSVPNARNSEPYDGRAACQGFGTCKPVCPSGAKYTAESHVRAAEKAGARVIDHAPVQRLEHDDSGDRIERAVYATPDGTEHEQEARRFVVACGGVENARLLLLSQSEAYPDGLANSSGAVGRYFMDHLFAGVGGRVERETRQNHVGFNTSESHQFYDDSDPVNGLKLEFLNYAGPSPVVEAMHAETWGDELRSQLRDSYGTHLAMGALVEQLPRAENRITLDQSRTDDHGNPVPHVEWSLDAQTKAALRRANEIQRRVFEELGATVDWTVGPEHTGPAFHQMGTTRMGTDPDSSVVDAEMRTHDLSNLWIVGSSVFPTGGAMNPTLTIGALSLRAAAAIESSL encoded by the coding sequence ATGGCTGAGACGCCCACCGATGGAGGGGTCGGCGACGGGCGAGAGAGAACTCCATCGCCTCGTGCCGATGTTTGTGTCGTCGGGTCCGGTCCGGCCGGTGCTCTCGTTGCTCACCGACTCGCTGCTGCGAATGCGGCCGTTGTCGTTCTCGAAGCGGGACCGCGGTTCGACTTCTCGCGCCGACTGGAACAGATGGAAGAACACATCCGACCCGGGATGGGGAATCCGTGGGAGATGGGCGGCCCGCGGGACGACTACACGACTTCGGGGCGTCACTACCCGCTGAACGCCGCGCGCGTGAAAGGTGTCGGCGGAACCACGCTCCACTGGCAGGGGATGGTGATGCGCCTCCACGAACGCGACTTCGAGATGCAGAGTCGCCACGGCGTCGGCACGGACTGGCCGCTCTCGTACGACGACCTGAAACCGCACTACCGCGAGGCAGAAGACGCGTTCGGCGTGGCGGGCGCACTCGACAATCCGTACGCACCGCCGCGCGAGGAACCGTTTCCGCTCCCCGCATTCCCGCCGTCGCACTCTGATTCCATCTTCGCGGAGGCGTGCGAGCGACTCGGAATCGACATGCACTCGGTGCCGAACGCACGCAACTCCGAACCGTACGACGGCCGCGCGGCGTGTCAGGGATTCGGGACGTGCAAGCCTGTCTGCCCCTCCGGTGCGAAGTACACCGCCGAGTCGCACGTCCGCGCGGCCGAGAAAGCGGGTGCGCGCGTCATCGACCACGCGCCCGTCCAACGACTCGAACACGACGACTCGGGCGACCGCATCGAACGCGCCGTCTACGCGACACCGGATGGCACCGAACACGAGCAGGAGGCTCGCCGGTTCGTCGTCGCCTGCGGTGGCGTCGAGAACGCCCGCCTGCTCCTTCTCTCACAGTCCGAGGCGTACCCCGACGGACTCGCAAACTCAAGCGGTGCGGTCGGTCGGTATTTCATGGATCACCTGTTCGCGGGCGTCGGCGGCCGCGTCGAACGGGAGACGCGACAGAACCATGTGGGGTTCAACACCAGCGAGAGCCACCAGTTCTACGACGATTCGGACCCGGTGAACGGCCTCAAACTGGAGTTTCTGAACTACGCCGGGCCGTCGCCCGTCGTCGAAGCGATGCACGCCGAGACGTGGGGCGACGAACTGCGCTCTCAGTTGCGCGATTCCTACGGTACCCACCTCGCCATGGGCGCGCTAGTCGAACAACTCCCGCGCGCGGAGAACCGTATCACACTCGATCAGTCACGCACCGACGACCACGGGAATCCTGTCCCGCACGTGGAGTGGTCGCTGGACGCGCAGACGAAGGCCGCGCTGCGCCGCGCAAACGAGATTCAGCGTCGCGTCTTCGAGGAACTCGGTGCGACCGTTGACTGGACCGTCGGCCCGGAACACACCGGTCCCGCGTTCCATCAGATGGGGACGACGCGGATGGGCACAGACCCGGATTCGAGCGTCGTGGACGCCGAGATGCGGACGCACGACCTATCGAACCTGTGGATTGTCGGATCGAGCGTCTTCCCCACCGGCGGCGCGATGAATCCGACACTCACCATCGGCGCGCTCTCGTTGCGCGCGGCGGCCGCAATCGAATCATCGCTGTGA
- a CDS encoding gluconate 2-dehydrogenase subunit 3 family protein, with protein sequence MKLTRRDAVAALAAVGAVGAGAVGMQYGPPRADDGRNDDSESGGLESDDESPVSDDLLDVMDAAAAVIFPSEVEAHRTFVERYVLGRTAGREAYRRGLTETAAELDAIARDWRDSPFAALPRDERDEILRGLGVETADPEPDGTISERLRFYVVNDLLFAFYSSPTGGRLVGIENPIGHPGGTGSYRRATMPENESEEDESDG encoded by the coding sequence GTGAAACTGACGCGGCGAGACGCAGTGGCCGCTCTCGCGGCTGTTGGGGCCGTTGGGGCAGGGGCGGTGGGGATGCAGTACGGCCCGCCGCGCGCGGACGACGGGAGAAATGACGACAGCGAGAGTGGTGGCCTCGAAAGCGACGACGAGTCACCGGTGTCAGACGACCTTCTTGACGTGATGGACGCCGCGGCGGCGGTGATCTTTCCCTCCGAGGTCGAGGCGCATCGAACCTTCGTCGAACGCTACGTTCTCGGCCGGACTGCGGGGCGCGAGGCGTACCGCAGAGGACTGACTGAGACGGCCGCTGAACTCGATGCTATCGCCCGCGACTGGCGGGACAGCCCGTTCGCAGCACTCCCGAGAGACGAACGGGACGAGATCCTCCGCGGTCTCGGCGTCGAGACAGCAGATCCGGAACCGGACGGAACTATCTCCGAGCGGCTTCGCTTCTACGTCGTGAACGACCTGCTGTTCGCCTTCTACTCCTCACCGACGGGCGGCCGACTCGTCGGCATCGAGAATCCCATCGGACACCCCGGGGGGACTGGGAGTTATCGACGCGCAACGATGCCCGAGAACGAATCCGAGGAGGACGAGAGCGATGGCTGA
- a CDS encoding DUF1648 domain-containing protein: protein MRLTRADIVGIAVLGATALVGLVFLPSLPDQFAIHFGMDGADSFVSTPVGLFLLPAIGIVTIVLLRSVSEMKETGGVSGSYGFALALFLAYVQGVVLAWNLGFGVDVSLFVLPATAVFVAVSFAAKTW, encoded by the coding sequence ATGCGTCTGACTCGAGCAGACATCGTGGGTATCGCTGTCCTCGGGGCCACTGCACTCGTCGGCCTCGTCTTCCTCCCGTCGCTTCCCGACCAGTTTGCGATCCACTTCGGGATGGACGGTGCGGACTCTTTCGTCTCGACACCCGTCGGTCTCTTCCTGCTTCCCGCAATCGGTATCGTGACCATCGTCCTTCTCCGCTCCGTCTCCGAGATGAAGGAAACCGGTGGTGTCTCGGGATCGTACGGGTTCGCTCTCGCTCTGTTCCTCGCGTACGTGCAGGGTGTCGTCCTCGCGTGGAATCTTGGGTTCGGAGTGGATGTCTCCCTCTTTGTCCTCCCGGCTACCGCCGTCTTTGTCGCCGTGAGTTTCGCCGCGAAGACGTGGTGA
- a CDS encoding fumarylacetoacetate hydrolase family protein encodes MHRVRFRDPAGSVRTGQWHDDHVSFGGETYSLAEVEILPPCEPTKIVCIGRNYADHAAELDNDVPDRPLLFLKPPNTLAAHGDTVTLPAGKERVDWEAELAVVIGTQARNVAAEDAMDYVAGFTCMNDVSNRDDQNKEQNWVRGKAFDNSAPLGPVLATPDEVPDDASVELRVNGETKQSSSRDYMMFSVPDLIEEITTYLTLEPGDVVSTGTPEGVGPLSDGDHVAVEVEGVGVLEHDVRSAE; translated from the coding sequence ATGCACCGCGTTCGCTTCCGCGACCCCGCAGGCTCTGTCCGAACCGGACAGTGGCACGACGACCACGTCTCGTTCGGCGGCGAGACGTACTCTCTTGCGGAGGTAGAGATCCTCCCGCCGTGCGAACCGACGAAAATCGTCTGTATCGGTCGCAACTACGCTGACCACGCGGCCGAGTTGGACAACGACGTGCCGGACAGACCGCTCCTGTTTCTCAAACCGCCGAACACGCTCGCCGCCCACGGTGACACCGTGACGCTCCCGGCCGGGAAAGAGCGGGTCGATTGGGAAGCCGAACTCGCGGTCGTCATCGGAACGCAGGCGCGGAACGTGGCCGCCGAAGACGCGATGGACTACGTGGCCGGGTTCACCTGCATGAACGACGTGTCGAACCGCGACGACCAGAACAAAGAACAAAACTGGGTGCGCGGGAAGGCGTTCGACAACTCGGCACCGCTTGGGCCCGTTCTTGCTACCCCCGACGAAGTGCCGGACGATGCGAGCGTCGAACTCCGCGTCAACGGCGAGACGAAGCAGTCGTCCTCGCGTGACTATATGATGTTCTCCGTCCCAGATCTCATCGAAGAGATAACGACGTACCTGACGCTCGAACCCGGGGATGTCGTCTCGACGGGAACGCCAGAAGGCGTCGGCCCGCTTTCGGATGGAGACCACGTAGCGGTCGAGGTCGAAGGTGTCGGCGTCCTCGAACACGACGTGCGCTCGGCTGAGTGA
- a CDS encoding metal-dependent hydrolase, with the protein MELTWHGHSTWHVDVDGTTFLIDPFFDNPFTDLSPSDVEDPDYLLLTHGHADHISDAGAFTDATVVGVPEMTGYMEAEVGFTDSIGMNLGGTVECGNAFVTMHRADHTNGLNTGYEHDIGMPAGFIISDKKPTQEADEDATTFYHAGDTALMSEMKDVIAQYLEPDAAAVPCGDHFTMGPVQAAIAVDWLNVDHAFPMHYDTFPPVEIDIDDFEREVNATGSTAEVHVLDGDESFTLE; encoded by the coding sequence ATGGAACTCACCTGGCACGGCCACTCTACGTGGCACGTCGATGTAGACGGCACAACGTTCCTCATCGACCCGTTCTTCGACAACCCGTTCACGGATCTGTCGCCGTCGGACGTGGAAGACCCCGACTACCTCCTGTTGACGCACGGACACGCCGACCACATCTCAGACGCCGGTGCGTTCACCGATGCGACGGTCGTCGGCGTCCCCGAGATGACGGGATACATGGAGGCGGAAGTCGGCTTCACCGACAGTATCGGCATGAATCTCGGTGGCACCGTCGAGTGCGGTAATGCGTTCGTGACGATGCATCGGGCAGACCACACGAACGGTCTCAACACGGGCTACGAACACGACATCGGGATGCCAGCGGGCTTCATCATCAGCGACAAAAAGCCCACGCAGGAGGCCGACGAGGACGCGACGACGTTCTACCATGCGGGCGACACGGCTTTGATGTCCGAGATGAAGGATGTCATCGCACAGTATCTCGAACCCGACGCGGCCGCCGTCCCGTGCGGCGACCATTTCACGATGGGACCGGTGCAGGCCGCCATCGCCGTCGATTGGTTGAACGTAGACCATGCGTTCCCCATGCACTACGATACGTTCCCGCCGGTGGAGATAGATATCGACGACTTCGAGCGTGAAGTGAACGCAACTGGATCCACCGCAGAAGTCCACGTTCTCGACGGTGACGAGTCGTTCACGCTGGAATAG
- a CDS encoding OsmC family protein, with amino-acid sequence MSDIETSTVSEEGFASTSQVGDFELTIDATDEQGPNPNAVLVADYASCFLPAFRVGGQQRGHDDLGKIQIDADADLDGDDDLSGVRFSIHVEADLGDDEFDEIVARAEDICHVHAALREELHAEVDVHGGAF; translated from the coding sequence ATGAGCGACATCGAAACTTCCACTGTCAGCGAAGAAGGATTCGCATCTACGAGCCAAGTCGGCGACTTCGAACTTACGATCGACGCCACCGACGAACAGGGACCGAACCCGAACGCGGTCCTCGTCGCAGACTACGCCTCCTGCTTCCTCCCCGCCTTCCGCGTCGGTGGGCAGCAGCGCGGTCACGACGATCTCGGCAAGATTCAGATCGACGCCGACGCCGACCTCGACGGTGACGACGACCTGTCGGGAGTTCGCTTCTCCATCCACGTAGAGGCCGACCTCGGCGACGACGAGTTCGACGAAATCGTCGCCCGCGCCGAGGACATCTGCCACGTCCACGCCGCACTCCGCGAGGAACTCCACGCGGAAGTTGACGTTCACGGCGGCGCGTTCTAA
- a CDS encoding DJ-1/PfpI family protein, which yields MGKKILMIVGDFGEDYETMVPFQALQMVGHEVDAVCPDKSAGETVKTAIHDFRGDQTYLEERGHDFEVNATFDEIDPAEYDALVVPGGRAPEYLRTYEEVLDTVRHFFDEGKPVAAVCHGPQILAAAGVLDGYEMTAYPAVRAEVEAAGCSWVDEVTVDKNLVTAQAWPDHPEWLAKFLELLGTEITETEVATADD from the coding sequence ATGGGCAAGAAGATACTGATGATCGTCGGCGACTTCGGAGAGGATTACGAGACGATGGTGCCGTTCCAAGCGCTCCAGATGGTCGGGCACGAGGTAGACGCCGTTTGTCCCGATAAATCGGCAGGAGAGACGGTGAAGACAGCCATCCACGACTTCCGCGGTGACCAGACGTATCTTGAGGAACGCGGGCACGACTTCGAGGTAAACGCCACATTCGATGAGATCGACCCCGCAGAATACGATGCGCTCGTCGTTCCCGGTGGGCGTGCGCCGGAGTACCTGCGCACGTACGAGGAAGTACTCGACACTGTCCGTCACTTCTTCGACGAAGGGAAACCAGTCGCGGCCGTCTGCCACGGCCCGCAGATTCTCGCGGCGGCGGGTGTCCTCGACGGCTACGAAATGACCGCATACCCCGCAGTTCGGGCTGAGGTGGAGGCGGCAGGATGTTCGTGGGTGGATGAAGTGACCGTAGACAAGAACCTCGTCACCGCGCAGGCGTGGCCGGACCACCCCGAGTGGCTGGCGAAGTTCCTCGAACTCCTCGGAACGGAGATTACAGAGACGGAGGTCGCCACAGCCGACGACTGA
- a CDS encoding HAD-IIA family hydrolase codes for MTYRGVILDVDGTVVRGDEPIPGSGDGLDAIDAAGLERVFVSNNPTKRPAAYVERFARAGFEMAASEVITAGTVTARYLREERPDDDLFVVGESGLVDILTDAGLSVVEADDSPDTLVASVDEEFDYDSLCEALWTLSDDGVAFIGTDPDTVIPAAERDVPGSGAIINAIAGVAERDPDVVLGKPSDTARDMALEHLGVPAESVLVVGDRLDTDIALGERAGMTTALVKTGVTDEETLAASSITPDYVLDSLGDVSKVLTEQTV; via the coding sequence ATGACTTACCGAGGCGTCATCCTCGACGTGGATGGAACCGTAGTGCGTGGCGACGAACCGATACCGGGATCAGGTGACGGATTAGACGCCATCGATGCGGCCGGACTCGAACGCGTGTTCGTCTCAAATAACCCAACGAAGCGTCCCGCAGCGTACGTCGAACGGTTCGCTCGTGCCGGATTCGAGATGGCGGCGTCGGAGGTGATTACCGCCGGGACAGTTACCGCTCGATATCTCCGCGAAGAACGCCCCGACGACGACCTGTTCGTCGTCGGCGAGTCGGGATTGGTCGATATCCTCACCGACGCGGGGCTGTCCGTTGTCGAAGCCGACGACTCGCCGGATACACTCGTCGCCTCTGTGGACGAGGAGTTTGACTACGATTCGCTCTGTGAGGCCCTGTGGACGCTTTCGGATGACGGTGTGGCGTTCATCGGAACCGACCCCGACACTGTCATCCCGGCCGCCGAACGCGATGTTCCGGGCTCCGGCGCGATTATCAACGCTATCGCGGGCGTTGCCGAGCGCGACCCTGATGTGGTTCTGGGCAAACCGTCAGACACCGCCCGCGACATGGCACTGGAGCATCTCGGCGTCCCCGCCGAGTCCGTTCTCGTCGTCGGCGACAGACTCGACACCGACATCGCGCTCGGAGAACGTGCGGGGATGACGACGGCACTCGTCAAAACCGGCGTCACCGACGAAGAGACGCTCGCCGCGTCGTCAATAACACCGGACTACGTTCTCGACTCGTTGGGCGACGTGAGCAAAGTGTTGACCGAGCAGACCGTGTAA
- a CDS encoding GTP cyclohydrolase III — MTNTQLSLIQIDNYGPWTVTPEPRREMDLQTLQSRLFADLAQFVGSRDGYVFFTRFDNMVAVTNGLDEADHELLQESIANRYPVTISLGIGVDSSPIEALEAGTAGLQHAGSAQDGDRREVLAGDALPVSDRTDEDLQIAHFDVNDATGKYTDRLNEFDSFIHIEQGYATLMRYLREEYGGLSFFVGGDNIISVCPNMGEAGYRDAIRHVEQEAGVELKVGVGTGRTAHEAGFAAKHALEVCREHGTDVEFDRVYAEVAND, encoded by the coding sequence GTGACGAACACGCAGCTCTCGCTCATTCAGATAGACAACTACGGCCCGTGGACGGTGACACCGGAGCCACGCCGGGAGATGGACCTTCAAACGCTCCAGTCTCGACTGTTCGCGGACCTCGCGCAGTTCGTCGGCAGCCGTGACGGCTACGTCTTTTTCACCCGCTTCGACAACATGGTCGCTGTCACGAACGGCCTCGACGAAGCGGACCACGAACTGCTCCAAGAGTCTATTGCGAACCGGTATCCGGTGACGATTAGCCTCGGCATCGGTGTGGATTCCTCGCCCATCGAAGCTCTCGAAGCGGGGACTGCGGGCCTCCAGCACGCTGGAAGCGCTCAGGACGGCGACCGCCGTGAGGTACTCGCTGGCGACGCACTTCCTGTGTCTGATCGAACTGACGAAGACCTACAGATCGCTCACTTCGACGTAAACGACGCGACGGGCAAGTACACCGACCGACTCAACGAGTTCGACTCGTTCATCCACATCGAGCAGGGGTACGCGACGCTGATGCGCTATCTCCGCGAGGAGTACGGCGGGCTGTCCTTCTTCGTCGGTGGCGACAACATCATCTCCGTCTGCCCGAACATGGGCGAAGCGGGGTACCGAGACGCGATTCGCCACGTCGAACAGGAGGCGGGCGTGGAACTCAAAGTCGGCGTCGGGACCGGACGAACTGCACACGAAGCCGGATTCGCGGCCAAACACGCCCTCGAAGTGTGCCGCGAACACGGCACCGATGTCGAGTTCGACCGCGTCTACGCTGAAGTCGCCAACGACTGA
- a CDS encoding HalOD1 output domain-containing protein, whose protein sequence is MTVEIVSLVTDVKGCQPMDLEPLSNVTDPDALENLIRETAAGEFEIGFDYEGGRLSISSDGTIEFDLSVDRST, encoded by the coding sequence ATGACGGTCGAAATCGTCTCCCTTGTCACGGATGTAAAAGGGTGTCAACCGATGGACCTCGAACCGCTCTCGAACGTTACGGATCCGGATGCACTGGAAAACTTGATTCGAGAAACGGCGGCAGGCGAGTTCGAGATCGGATTTGACTACGAAGGCGGACGGCTCTCAATTTCGTCGGATGGAACTATCGAGTTCGACCTGTCTGTGGACCGCTCGACCTAA